Within Candidatus Thorarchaeota archaeon, the genomic segment GAGGAGGTTGTGAAGTTAGTAGCGGAGTACGAGCGTCTTGTAAGGCGACGGGATGAGTTGCAGACTGAACGTAGTCAATTGACAGTTCGTCTTGATAGTGGTGAATTGACAGCGATTGAGTTCAGAAAGGAGCTCATGTCAAGGATTCAAGAGGCTGCACAAGTGGCTGAACGACTCAAACAGGTCTCGTCTCGCTTAATTGAGTTGGGTTACCGCGGTATACTTAGGTGAGGTGATTCACTTGCCCAGTCCGGATGAACGGACATCTGAAGAAGATGATTCTTCCAAGGTCGAGGAGGAGACCCGCCGTCTCATGGAGAAGGCTCTTGAAACTGGTGTGTCTACAATATCCTCCTCTGAACCTGAGGTGGTCACCCGTTCGACTTCAACTGCTCGCATGTTAGAAGAGGCCTTCCAGCGCATCCGTGTGCGAATGGAAGATCTTCTCTCCATGATTGATGATAGTCTCAAAAACACTGAACCGAATGTGGAGCAGCAAGTCTCTGAGGCAATATCCAATATTGCAACTAAATTGAAGTCTGCTGGACTAGGTGTGTTTTACACAAAAACGATTGTGACCGTCCGAAACGAGCTATCTAGTTCTCTTGCTCCAAGTGATCTTCTTGAACCTATTCATGAGGCACTGACCGAGGCACATGATCAAGTCGAAGACATTATCACAAAGGCCAGTCGGGGTGCGATTAAGAATGTAGCACGTTCTACTGGTTCTCTCCAGGCAAAAGTGATCCAGCTCTATGCCTCGCTTCAAGATCGAGAGCGCCAGATTGAGGTGGCGCGTGTAGAACTGTTCCGACTGCGTAAGCAGATTGCCGAACTCGAAGCCACGCTTGCCCATCGAGATGAAGAGGTCAGTACGGTCCGTGGTGAGATGAGCCTACTACAAGAGTCTTTGAAGGCTCTCGAGGCTCAGCTTGAAGAGCGTAATCAGGTCATATCCGACCTAAAGAGCCAGTTGACACAGGCGCAGTCCCAGATCGAGCAGCAGAAGGCCATGATCGAGAAGCTCGGGTCTGCCGAAGAGATCGTTGCCGACTATGAAGACAAACTAATGCGTCTCTCACAGATGGAAGGAGAATTGGCCCGACTCCGTACCGATCTCGAGCAGCGTGATGAGACGATAAAATACCTTCGAGAGGAGACTGTCAAGTCCTCGGATTATGCTTCAGCCCTTGAAACCAAAGCGACCGAACTCAATGAACAGCTTGCCAAGAGTGAAGGTGAGATCCGTTCACTTCGCACCGAGAACGAGTCTTTACAGGCACAGATCGCAGAGCTTACAGCTCGATGGAATACACTCTATCAGGTCGCGGAAGACGAGCCCGCATTTAAGGCATACTTTCTTGTTGCTGATAAGACTCGTGGCATACCCTTGGCGCACCTTTCGGCTGCAATGGGTATACCTGTGAGACGGCTAAAAGAGGACCTTGAGAAGTTCATTGAGGTGGGCCTTGTCGAGATCGATGGTGGGATTGTACGTCCCCGTGCTCTCTCTGAGGTGGCACGAGAGATTCAAGGTCAAGAGGATCAGATGATTGAAGAAGTAAAGGCTGAACTTGGTGATGACTCGGAGATTGTCTTGGAGGCTTTTGATCTATCTGAACCATTATTTGATGAGGCCTCTGGCTCCGAGGAAAGTGATATGAAGTAAGAGCATACAAATCACCATGTGGAGGATTTATTGATGGAGCAGAAACGACCCCTAAAAGATGTAATGAGGCAACTCGAAAATTATACACTGGCATGGCATCATTGGCTGATCATACTTGCGCTGTTGAAACTTGGTGGGTCTGCAACAAAGGCTCAAATTTTTCCCGTATTCAAAAAGGAAGGGTTCTCGCCTCATGCTGTTGAGGGGATCTTCAAGAGGGACTTGGTCGAACTGGGCGAGGCTATTGATGTTGATGGTGACATTGAGAATCTGTCAGGTTCAACAATGATCTATCTTACTGATGACACCAAATTCCGGTCATTTATTAAAAAGCATCTCAAATCTGTGGTTCGCACATTAAAGAGTAAATGACCGATCTCGGCTCTCTCGTGGCCACGCACTACTTATCATTGCAAATGCTTTTGAGTAAGTAGATACTATATTATTTGGTTGTCAGAGTTGATTCGTGCATCTTCTTGCAAGAACTGTGGTCGGGTCATTGTCCCTCCACGTGAGATCTGCCCCTATTGTGGTCTAACCGCAGGTCATATGGTACCTGTGGAGCTAAAGCCTGAAGGGACTGTGGTGAGTTATTCTGTGCTTGAGATGCCCCCCTCTGGTTTTGACCCCCCTGTTCTTCTTGCGCTTGTCGAACTCGAACGTGGTGCCACTGTCCTGAGTCTTGGTGAAAAACGCCACATCGGAGCGATCTCTATAGGCTCCCGTGTTTCCCTCTATTATGATGATGATAATAGACTATGTTTTATTCCCCTCTCTGAAGAACTTAAGACTGCCAAGTGACTGCCTGAGCCAGTTTCAGTGTTTCTTCTTGCTCAGGCAGCTGTAGGCATGGGAGCGCAAAAGGCATGAACGCTCCCATATGAATTGGGACCGAATCGAACAGTCTGAATACTGTTCATGTAATACTATTACGTAGAAAGCCACTTAAGAGTTATGTGTCTACGTAATACACATCTATTTACTAGAAGGTCTATTGAATGACCGATGATGAACTAGTCATGAAAATGAACGAGACTCAACTAAGTCTTAGAGAAGAACTAATGGGCCGTCTCTCAATTGAGGGGTTTGGGTTAAAGAAACGAGAAGTTTCTGTGATGACACGTATGAGTGCTGACATCGTTGAGATACTAGATGCTCTTATCGAGTTGGAGATATTCAAGAGCCGTTCTGAGGCGGTGGCTGCACTGGTTGAACAGGTCATCTCGGCACGTCGATCGCTCTTTGATCAGATACGACTGCATGCATTGGAGATTCGACAGAAGCGAGATACTGCAAAGAAACTCGCCATACGGGCTATCCAAGCAATTCAAGATGATGAGTGACGTTCAGTTCATCGTCTACTTTGGCTCGTGAGATTTTGGTATCAACTTGGGAGTATTGATTTAAGGTAGTCTGTTATGACCAAACATTAGGTCATGACGATGACAGCGCATCTTAGTACAATATTATGGACAGAAGAAGAGCTCGAGTTTCGACGTGAGGTTCGAGAGTGGTGTGAACGAGAGATCGCTCCTATAAGTGACGAACTAGACAAGGGCCCCTATCCTCGTGAGATGATCCGTAAATTAGGAAAGGTCGGCTATATGGCCGTGCTCCATGAGAAGGATGTTGGTGGTTCTCAAAAAGGAGTCTCTTATGAGACCATCGTTGCAGAGGAGATCTCTGCGGTCAATGCGGGTTTAGACATGGCCCGAATGGCATCTACGACGCTCTATGGAAAGCCCGTCAGTAAGTTTGGAACTGAAGAGCAAAAGAAGAAATATCTCACCCCGATCATCACTGGTGATAAGATCGGATGCATCGGTATCACCGAACCGGATGTTGGTTCAGACACGGCAGGAATGAAGACCCGTGCAGAGAAAGATGGTGATGAATGGATCATCACTGGAGAGAAACGGTTCATCACTAATGGTAGTCAGGCGGACTACATGTGCTGCTTTGCGATCACCGATCCGACGGTCAAGTCCA encodes:
- a CDS encoding OB-fold domain-containing protein gives rise to the protein MSELIRASSCKNCGRVIVPPREICPYCGLTAGHMVPVELKPEGTVVSYSVLEMPPSGFDPPVLLALVELERGATVLSLGEKRHIGAISIGSRVSLYYDDDNRLCFIPLSEELKTAK